A genomic segment from Brucella pseudogrignonensis encodes:
- a CDS encoding FGGY-family carbohydrate kinase: MKRIAILDIGKTNAKVVLLDAKTGSEIAVHRTPNRVLRDGPYPHYDIEALWQFFLKSLTDFAQNSGFDAISITTHGACALLLDDTGNLAMPVLDYEHEYAPEIRSAYAGIKPPFEETFSPSLGAGLNLGAQLHYLKSSFLEQFSNVNLILTYPQYWAYRLTGVPSVEATSLGCHTDLWLPKTGSYSPLVESLGLEGKFPPLRSAFDVLGQIHQDLAHKIGISSLVPVYCGIHDSNASLLAHLLDRNPPFSVVSTGTWVVCFAVGGDLAGLDPKRDTLANVDAYGRAVPSARYMGGREFNMMTADLASPSPSELKAVLSTVLNQALMALPSAVPGCGPYPDSVQRWVNAEYASKAERYVAACLYAALMTNACLELLDADGPIIVEGPFALNSVFLEALSGFSGRDVIAVSGTTGTALGAGLLAEASKPKVKKQTYSVHQGGYKKYKNQWISYIS; this comes from the coding sequence ATGAAACGCATTGCCATTCTCGATATAGGCAAAACAAATGCCAAGGTTGTGCTGCTCGATGCAAAAACTGGGAGTGAAATCGCCGTTCATCGCACGCCAAACCGTGTTTTGCGGGACGGTCCCTATCCGCATTATGATATCGAAGCGCTCTGGCAGTTTTTTCTGAAAAGCCTCACCGATTTTGCACAAAACTCGGGATTTGATGCCATATCCATCACAACCCACGGCGCCTGTGCTTTGCTACTGGATGATACGGGTAACCTCGCAATGCCTGTGCTCGATTATGAGCATGAGTATGCACCGGAAATCCGGTCTGCTTACGCTGGCATCAAACCGCCTTTTGAAGAAACCTTTTCACCATCACTGGGCGCTGGACTAAATCTTGGCGCACAGCTCCATTATTTGAAATCATCGTTTCTCGAACAGTTTTCGAATGTAAACCTCATCCTCACCTACCCGCAATATTGGGCGTATCGGCTGACAGGTGTGCCATCAGTGGAGGCAACATCACTTGGCTGCCATACGGATCTCTGGCTTCCGAAAACAGGCAGCTATTCACCGCTGGTTGAAAGCCTTGGCCTTGAAGGAAAATTTCCACCCTTGCGTTCGGCATTCGATGTTTTGGGGCAGATACATCAGGATCTGGCGCATAAAATCGGCATATCTTCTCTCGTGCCAGTCTATTGCGGCATCCATGACTCTAACGCATCGCTACTGGCGCACCTTTTGGACAGAAACCCGCCGTTTTCCGTTGTCTCGACTGGCACATGGGTGGTGTGCTTTGCCGTTGGAGGTGATCTCGCAGGACTTGATCCAAAACGTGACACACTGGCCAATGTCGATGCTTATGGACGTGCCGTCCCTTCCGCACGCTATATGGGCGGGCGCGAGTTCAATATGATGACGGCTGATCTCGCATCTCCCAGCCCAAGCGAACTGAAGGCTGTGCTTAGTACCGTGCTTAATCAAGCTTTGATGGCACTGCCCTCTGCTGTTCCGGGATGTGGACCATATCCAGACAGTGTACAGCGATGGGTTAATGCAGAGTATGCGAGTAAAGCCGAAAGATATGTCGCCGCATGCCTTTATGCTGCATTGATGACAAATGCCTGTCTTGAACTTTTAGATGCTGATGGACCCATTATTGTCGAGGGACCGTTCGCATTGAATAGCGTATTTCTTGAGGCCCTTTCGGGCTTTTCCGGGCGTGATGTGATTGCTGTCTCAGGCACAACAGGCACTGCTTTAGGCGCAGGATTGCTAGCAGAGGCAAGTAAGCCAAAGGTGAAAAAACAAACCTATTCAGTGCATCAAGGAGGATATAAAAAATATAAAAATCAATGGATTAGTTATATAAGTTAA
- the rhaS gene encoding rhamnose ABC transporter substrate-binding protein → MKLFKKLALSTALAVAFMATAAQAADMKIALVAKSLGNGFFEAANKGAQEAAKELGGVEVIYTGPTTTTAEGQIEVINSLIAQGVDAIAISANDPDAVVPALKKAAQRGIKVISWDSGVAPEGRIVHLNPSSNDLIGKMCLTLAAHHLPDGKGDFAILSATTTSTNQNIWIDEMKKQLQDFPGLNLVTTVYGDDLADKSYREAQGLLTSNPDVKVIVAPTTVGVLAASQAVKDAGKIGDVYVTGLGLPSEMAGAIKSGATKEFAIWNPIDLGYSATQIAYHLVKGDADGKPGSEIEAGRMGKIKIGENGEAAMSDPFIYDASNIDEFSKVF, encoded by the coding sequence ATGAAACTTTTTAAGAAACTGGCATTAAGCACAGCGCTGGCCGTTGCTTTCATGGCAACTGCGGCGCAGGCTGCTGACATGAAAATCGCACTCGTTGCGAAATCGTTGGGCAATGGCTTTTTTGAAGCGGCCAATAAGGGCGCACAGGAAGCTGCCAAGGAATTGGGTGGCGTTGAAGTCATCTACACCGGACCAACGACAACGACTGCGGAAGGTCAGATTGAAGTCATTAATTCGCTGATTGCACAAGGCGTTGATGCGATTGCAATTTCGGCAAATGATCCGGATGCAGTTGTTCCAGCTCTCAAAAAGGCTGCGCAGCGCGGTATTAAGGTTATCTCGTGGGATTCCGGTGTCGCGCCTGAAGGCCGCATCGTCCATCTCAATCCATCATCGAACGATCTGATCGGCAAAATGTGCCTGACGCTGGCAGCGCATCATTTGCCAGATGGTAAGGGTGATTTCGCGATCCTTTCGGCAACGACCACCTCGACCAACCAGAATATCTGGATCGACGAGATGAAGAAGCAGCTCCAGGATTTTCCGGGTCTTAATCTCGTCACCACCGTTTACGGTGATGACCTTGCCGACAAAAGCTACCGTGAAGCACAGGGCCTCCTCACTTCCAATCCTGATGTGAAGGTGATTGTCGCTCCAACTACGGTTGGCGTGCTTGCTGCCTCGCAGGCTGTCAAAGACGCAGGCAAGATCGGTGATGTTTATGTAACCGGCCTTGGTCTGCCGTCTGAAATGGCTGGCGCCATCAAGTCGGGTGCAACCAAGGAATTCGCGATCTGGAACCCGATCGATCTGGGTTATTCTGCAACGCAAATTGCCTACCATCTTGTAAAGGGTGATGCAGACGGCAAGCCGGGCTCGGAAATCGAAGCCGGTCGCATGGGCAAAATCAAAATTGGAGAAAATGGCGAAGCCGCGATGAGCGATCCATTTATCTATGACGCATCGAACATCGACGAATTCTCCAAGGTCTTTTAA
- a CDS encoding MFS transporter, with product MKITIEQTLDQAGTGPFQRNLLGVFGLVWAADAMQVLAVGFTAASIALTFGLTVPQALQTGTLFFLGMLIGAAAFGRLADKYGRRRVLLITVACDAVFGLLSAFSPSFAILLGLRFLTGVAVGGTLPVDYAMMAEFLPSKNRGRWLVMLEGFWAVGTVIIALAAWAASLAGVADAWRYIFVVTAAPALIGIWLRFWVPESPMHLLKSGQEKEAKAVMNRVLRKNGKQELPPKATLEAPLLVTNEKLLSANLRQRTLTTLAIWFLVSVSYYGIFTWIPAKLAGDGFGFVRGYGFLVIVALAQLPGYALAAYGVEAWGRRKTLITFLFISAASCVLFTVAGNSVLVGASILIMSFALLGTWGALYALTPELFPTALRASGMGAAGAMARLGGLLAPSALALVISQSFIVAVALFAGLLALAGVIAFFINVETRDKALT from the coding sequence ATGAAAATTACTATCGAACAAACGCTCGATCAGGCCGGAACCGGCCCCTTCCAGCGTAATCTTCTCGGCGTATTCGGGCTTGTATGGGCCGCTGACGCTATGCAGGTTCTTGCCGTAGGCTTTACTGCGGCATCAATCGCGTTGACTTTCGGCCTCACAGTTCCACAAGCTTTGCAGACGGGGACACTCTTCTTTTTAGGGATGCTAATCGGTGCTGCAGCTTTTGGCAGACTCGCAGACAAATACGGCCGCCGTCGCGTATTGCTTATCACAGTGGCGTGCGATGCGGTTTTCGGTTTGCTTTCTGCTTTCTCACCGAGTTTTGCAATTCTGCTTGGCCTCCGCTTTCTCACGGGTGTTGCTGTTGGCGGCACATTGCCCGTCGATTATGCGATGATGGCCGAATTTCTGCCTTCCAAAAATCGCGGTCGCTGGCTGGTGATGCTGGAAGGCTTCTGGGCAGTAGGGACGGTCATTATCGCTCTGGCTGCATGGGCCGCAAGCCTTGCCGGTGTTGCCGATGCATGGCGCTATATTTTCGTGGTTACCGCTGCTCCAGCTTTGATCGGTATTTGGTTGCGTTTCTGGGTACCTGAATCGCCGATGCACCTGCTCAAATCCGGGCAGGAAAAAGAAGCCAAGGCGGTCATGAACCGCGTCCTGCGCAAGAATGGCAAACAGGAACTGCCTCCGAAAGCGACACTTGAGGCACCGCTTCTTGTTACCAACGAAAAGCTGCTGTCGGCAAATCTGCGTCAACGCACACTGACAACACTTGCAATCTGGTTTCTCGTGTCTGTATCTTATTATGGCATCTTCACTTGGATACCGGCAAAGCTGGCAGGTGATGGCTTTGGCTTCGTGCGTGGCTATGGCTTCTTGGTTATCGTCGCTTTGGCACAGTTGCCGGGATATGCGCTTGCAGCTTATGGCGTGGAGGCTTGGGGACGTCGTAAGACACTCATCACCTTCTTATTCATTAGTGCGGCTTCCTGTGTGCTGTTCACCGTTGCTGGAAACTCGGTTCTTGTTGGCGCATCAATCCTGATTATGAGCTTTGCGTTGCTAGGGACATGGGGCGCACTTTATGCTTTAACGCCTGAATTATTCCCGACAGCATTGCGCGCAAGCGGCATGGGTGCCGCGGGTGCCATGGCACGCCTTGGTGGGTTGTTGGCACCATCGGCTCTCGCTCTCGTCATCAGCCAAAGTTTCATTGTGGCTGTTGCACTGTTTGCGGGGCTGCTTGCTCTGGCTGGTGTGATTGCGTTTTTCATCAATGTCGAAACGCGCGATAAGGCACTCACCTGA
- a CDS encoding sugar ABC transporter ATP-binding protein — protein MNAALQKSGQSVLPASHPDTPLLEMRGIAKTFPGVRALDNVNIALYSGQVTALIGENGAGKSTLVKILTGIYHPDEGEILIDGQPVHFSTAQDATDAGVTAIHQETVLFDELSVGENIYLGHAPRTKLGFVNWAAVFARAQALLSSLEITVDARIKLRELSIAQRHLVAIARALSVNSRVVIMDEPTAALSRKEVDDLFRIVERLKSQGKAILFISHKFDEVYEIADRYAVFRDGCAVGHGLLSEMNEREIVRLMVGRSVEKAFPKQDVALGNTVLKVVNYSHPTEFRDISFELRRGEILGVYGLVGAGRSEFAQSLFGMTTPSSGQVVLEGKEIKIRRSGDAIAQGIVYVPEERGRHGAILQMPIFQNISLPSLKRTSRDGFLRIAQEFKLARKYAERFDLRAAALSVPVGTLSGGNQQKVVIGKWLATHPKVIILDEPTKGIDIGSKAAVHEFISELAAEGLSIIMISSELPEIIGMSDRVMVMREGLVEGIFDRADLDAEVLVRAATGNAGENAE, from the coding sequence ATGAATGCAGCTTTGCAGAAAAGCGGGCAATCGGTGTTGCCTGCCAGCCATCCGGACACGCCTTTGCTGGAAATGCGCGGCATTGCCAAGACATTTCCCGGAGTGCGAGCGCTCGATAACGTCAATATCGCGCTCTATTCAGGCCAGGTAACAGCACTGATTGGTGAAAACGGAGCGGGCAAGTCGACGCTCGTCAAAATTCTGACGGGAATTTATCACCCGGACGAAGGCGAAATTCTGATTGATGGTCAGCCGGTTCATTTTTCGACTGCGCAGGATGCGACCGACGCTGGTGTAACCGCCATTCATCAGGAGACGGTGCTTTTCGATGAATTATCCGTTGGCGAGAATATCTATCTCGGCCACGCCCCCCGCACGAAGCTTGGCTTCGTCAATTGGGCAGCAGTCTTTGCACGGGCCCAGGCCCTGCTCTCTTCGCTGGAAATCACGGTTGATGCTCGTATCAAGTTGCGAGAGCTTTCCATCGCGCAACGGCATCTGGTGGCGATTGCACGTGCGCTTTCGGTGAATTCCCGCGTCGTCATTATGGATGAACCGACAGCAGCTCTGTCACGCAAGGAAGTTGATGATCTTTTCCGCATCGTCGAGCGACTGAAATCACAGGGCAAAGCAATCCTGTTCATCAGCCACAAATTCGATGAAGTTTATGAAATAGCGGATCGGTACGCGGTGTTCCGCGACGGTTGTGCGGTCGGGCACGGACTATTGTCGGAAATGAATGAACGCGAAATTGTCCGGCTGATGGTTGGACGTTCGGTGGAAAAGGCTTTTCCCAAACAGGATGTTGCGCTTGGCAACACGGTGCTGAAGGTTGTGAATTATTCTCATCCGACCGAGTTTCGCGATATATCCTTTGAACTGCGGCGCGGTGAAATTCTCGGTGTCTATGGTCTGGTGGGCGCTGGTCGTTCTGAGTTCGCTCAATCGCTGTTTGGCATGACGACGCCCTCATCCGGTCAAGTTGTGCTGGAAGGCAAAGAAATCAAAATCCGCCGCTCGGGCGATGCAATTGCTCAGGGCATTGTCTATGTGCCGGAGGAACGCGGGCGGCATGGCGCTATTTTGCAAATGCCGATTTTCCAGAACATCTCCCTGCCCTCGCTTAAGCGTACATCACGCGATGGTTTCCTGCGCATTGCACAGGAATTTAAGCTCGCACGCAAATATGCGGAGCGGTTTGATTTGCGCGCCGCCGCGCTTTCTGTGCCGGTGGGAACGCTTTCCGGCGGCAATCAGCAGAAAGTGGTTATCGGTAAATGGCTCGCGACCCATCCAAAGGTCATCATTCTCGATGAACCGACCAAAGGCATCGACATTGGCTCGAAAGCAGCCGTGCATGAATTTATTAGCGAGTTGGCTGCAGAAGGACTGAGTATCATCATGATCTCGTCCGAGCTACCCGAAATTATAGGTATGTCGGATCGTGTCATGGTGATGCGCGAAGGGCTGGTGGAAGGCATTTTTGATCGTGCCGATCTCGATGCCGAAGTTCTGGTGCGCGCGGCCACTGGAAATGCCGGTGAGAATGCGGAGTAA
- a CDS encoding DeoR/GlpR family DNA-binding transcription regulator: MHERERHRIILTAVQEKPVITIQDLVELTEASEATLRRDIASLHMQGRIKRVRGGAEAIHPPQFASLASRPFKVSETENTDRKRAIAREAVSLCEEGDSIIINGGSTTFQMVHYLAARRMQVLTNSFAIAEHLLRQSKSTVLVPGGAIYREQSLILSPFDNDVIRNFYGRRMFLGCQGISPLGVMEADALVIQSEQKLMGQADEIVLMVDSSKFTRRSSLILCPLDRVSTLITDDGISDDARRMVENAGIRLIVTPISANAGKGNDRGETTEVA, from the coding sequence ATGCACGAGAGAGAGCGCCACCGTATTATCCTGACTGCTGTTCAGGAAAAGCCGGTGATTACCATTCAGGATCTGGTGGAACTGACGGAGGCGTCGGAAGCGACCCTTCGGCGCGACATTGCATCGCTTCATATGCAAGGACGTATCAAACGTGTGCGCGGTGGTGCGGAAGCAATTCATCCGCCGCAGTTTGCAAGCCTTGCCAGCAGGCCGTTCAAAGTGTCGGAAACCGAAAATACGGATCGCAAACGAGCAATTGCGCGCGAAGCCGTATCCCTCTGTGAAGAAGGCGACAGTATTATCATAAACGGTGGCTCGACCACCTTTCAGATGGTGCATTACCTTGCTGCGCGCCGTATGCAGGTGCTGACCAACTCTTTTGCAATCGCTGAGCATCTTTTGCGGCAGTCTAAAAGCACTGTGCTGGTTCCGGGCGGCGCTATTTATCGCGAGCAAAGTCTTATTCTGTCGCCTTTCGACAATGACGTGATCCGCAACTTTTACGGACGACGCATGTTTTTGGGATGCCAGGGCATCAGCCCGCTTGGCGTGATGGAAGCAGACGCTCTGGTTATTCAAAGCGAACAAAAGCTGATGGGCCAGGCGGATGAAATCGTCCTGATGGTCGATTCATCGAAATTCACCCGCCGTTCAAGCCTCATCCTCTGCCCTCTTGATCGGGTCAGCACGCTGATCACCGATGACGGCATTTCGGATGATGCACGGCGGATGGTCGAAAATGCAGGTATCCGGCTCATCGTAACGCCAATCTCTGCAAATGCTGGCAAGGGTAACGATCGGGGGGAGACCACAGAAGTTGCCTGA
- a CDS encoding ABC transporter permease: MSEITERRHIPDRLGTSYTRLFASWEMLLFGVAIAIFIANSFASPYFLNAWNLSDATFNFTEKALIAFAMTLLIISGEIDLSVAAIIALASTAMGAAAQMGVGTPCLVLIGIATGLVCGAINGGLVAGLKLPSIVVTIGTMSLFRGISYIVLGDKAYGGYPESFAYFGQGYVVWVFSFEFVLFIAFALIFGVLLHATSFGRRIYAIGNNEFASRFSGIPVERMKFTLFMLTGLMSGIAAVCLTSRLGSTRPSIAQGWELEIITMVVLGGVSILGGAGSIIGVVIAAFVMGLVTFGLGLLNVPGIVMSIFIGLLLIITISLPILGRKFKARRKT; the protein is encoded by the coding sequence GTGAGCGAGATAACGGAACGCCGTCATATCCCGGATCGGCTGGGAACGTCCTACACGCGGCTGTTTGCCAGTTGGGAAATGTTGTTGTTTGGTGTGGCGATTGCGATTTTCATCGCCAATTCATTTGCCTCGCCATATTTCCTCAATGCCTGGAACCTTTCAGACGCAACGTTCAATTTCACCGAAAAAGCGCTCATTGCCTTTGCTATGACTTTGCTCATCATCTCCGGTGAGATCGACCTGTCGGTGGCTGCGATCATTGCTTTAGCATCGACCGCCATGGGAGCCGCAGCTCAGATGGGTGTAGGCACGCCCTGTCTCGTGTTGATCGGTATCGCTACAGGTCTTGTTTGCGGGGCGATCAATGGCGGGCTTGTAGCCGGACTCAAGCTTCCCTCCATCGTTGTCACCATCGGTACGATGAGCCTGTTTCGTGGCATTTCCTATATTGTACTCGGCGACAAAGCCTATGGCGGTTATCCGGAAAGCTTCGCTTATTTCGGACAGGGCTATGTCGTCTGGGTTTTCTCGTTTGAGTTTGTGCTGTTCATCGCTTTTGCACTGATTTTCGGCGTCCTGCTGCATGCAACAAGCTTTGGTCGCCGTATTTACGCTATTGGTAATAATGAATTTGCTTCCCGATTTTCGGGCATACCTGTTGAGCGCATGAAGTTTACATTGTTCATGCTGACGGGTCTGATGAGTGGTATCGCTGCCGTATGTCTCACCTCACGCCTTGGCTCTACTCGGCCATCCATCGCGCAGGGCTGGGAGCTTGAAATCATCACGATGGTCGTGCTCGGCGGTGTGTCGATCCTCGGCGGCGCAGGCAGCATCATCGGCGTTGTAATCGCGGCCTTTGTGATGGGGCTTGTGACCTTCGGCCTTGGCCTTCTCAATGTGCCGGGCATCGTTATGTCCATCTTCATCGGGCTTTTGCTGATCATCACGATCTCGTTGCCTATCCTTGGCCGAAAGTTCAAAGCAAGGCGTAAAACATGA
- a CDS encoding ABC transporter permease → MKQLLKQRELLLLVIIAIMIGLFSMRAPGFSSPRNLANIFNDTSILIILALGQMSVILTKSIDLSVAANLAFTGMAVAMLNAAYPEIPLVVLIVAAVGIGAILGAINGILVWKLDIPAIVVTLGTLTIYRGMAFVVSGGGWVNAHQMTGPFLNTPRTVFLWLPLLGWTALLIIGLIYVLLTRSFFGRALYASGGNPTAAVYAGIDVGRTRFFAFVLSGSLAGLCGYLWVSRYAVAYVDIANGFELDSVAACVIGGISIIGGIGTAFGAVLGALFLGVIKNALPVINISPFWQMAISGAVIIAAVIFNARQEKRGGRIILRDKAAKTYEESAA, encoded by the coding sequence ATGAAACAGCTTCTCAAACAGCGCGAACTCCTGCTTCTTGTCATCATTGCAATCATGATCGGGCTGTTCTCAATGCGTGCGCCGGGTTTTAGTTCGCCACGCAATCTCGCGAACATTTTCAACGATACGTCGATCCTGATTATTCTGGCCCTTGGCCAGATGTCGGTGATCCTGACAAAGTCCATTGATCTTTCGGTCGCCGCCAATCTGGCATTTACCGGCATGGCGGTGGCGATGCTCAATGCCGCCTACCCCGAAATACCGCTGGTCGTGTTAATTGTTGCAGCCGTAGGCATTGGTGCCATTCTGGGTGCGATCAATGGCATACTGGTTTGGAAGCTGGATATTCCAGCCATTGTGGTCACACTTGGCACACTGACCATCTATCGCGGTATGGCCTTTGTTGTGTCGGGTGGTGGCTGGGTCAATGCTCATCAGATGACCGGACCGTTTCTTAATACGCCACGCACCGTGTTTCTGTGGCTTCCGCTCCTTGGCTGGACGGCGCTGCTCATTATCGGCCTCATCTATGTATTGCTCACCCGCAGCTTCTTTGGACGAGCACTTTATGCATCAGGTGGCAATCCAACGGCTGCGGTCTATGCCGGTATCGATGTGGGCCGTACGCGTTTCTTCGCCTTTGTGCTGTCCGGCTCATTGGCAGGGTTGTGCGGTTATCTCTGGGTTTCACGCTATGCGGTTGCTTATGTCGATATAGCCAACGGGTTTGAACTCGACAGCGTTGCTGCCTGCGTGATCGGCGGGATTTCAATCATCGGCGGCATTGGCACGGCCTTCGGCGCAGTGCTGGGTGCGCTGTTTCTCGGCGTCATTAAAAACGCCCTGCCCGTCATCAACATCTCACCCTTCTGGCAAATGGCGATTTCCGGCGCGGTTATCATCGCAGCCGTAATCTTCAATGCCCGACAGGAGAAACGCGGCGGACGCATTATTCTGCGCGACAAGGCCGCAAAGACTTATGAGGAGTCAGCAGCGTGA
- the rhaM gene encoding L-rhamnose mutarotase, with protein MTAERYAFRMKLHAGQEAEYRRRHDEIWPELIDLLHEAGVSDYTIWLDEDTHVLFSALTRTKTHGMAALPDHPVMKKWWAHMADIMETNADNSPVSIDLKPVFHMP; from the coding sequence ATGACAGCCGAGCGCTATGCTTTTCGCATGAAACTTCACGCTGGCCAGGAAGCCGAATATCGACGCCGCCACGATGAAATATGGCCGGAGCTGATCGATTTGCTACACGAAGCTGGTGTGTCTGATTATACGATCTGGCTGGATGAAGACACACATGTCCTTTTCAGCGCGCTTACCCGAACCAAGACGCACGGCATGGCAGCGCTGCCAGATCATCCGGTTATGAAGAAGTGGTGGGCGCATATGGCTGACATCATGGAAACGAATGCCGATAATTCTCCGGTTTCCATCGACCTCAAACCCGTCTTTCATATGCCATGA
- a CDS encoding P1 family peptidase yields MSLSARDFGIVCGVMPTGTQNTITDVPGVLVGHRTLRDGDINTGVTAILPHSGNIYRQKVLGAVDVINGFGKSIGLMQVEELGNIETPILLTNTFGVGTCANTLIREAIKTNPDIGRTTATVNPVVLECNDGPFNDIQALAISEEHAQLALKNVSSSFAQGNFGAGTGMTCFGFKGGIGSSSRRFKLDGIDYHLGVLTLTNFGRAGDLVLPDGRRPSPKTMAQPERGSVIVILATDIPLEHRQLKRVVRRCGAGLARLGAFWGNGSGDIALGFSTAVTFDHDAQQDLMTMQFLNENRIDILFRAAAETTQEAVLNSMCAAETFVGRGGNRCISLSDWLRQTESH; encoded by the coding sequence ATGAGTCTGTCGGCGCGGGATTTTGGTATTGTTTGTGGAGTAATGCCGACAGGTACGCAAAATACGATCACCGATGTTCCAGGAGTGCTCGTTGGGCACCGCACTTTACGCGACGGCGATATAAATACTGGCGTCACTGCTATTCTGCCTCACTCAGGCAATATTTATCGCCAAAAAGTTCTTGGTGCGGTCGATGTTATAAACGGCTTTGGAAAAAGCATTGGTCTGATGCAGGTTGAAGAATTGGGAAATATTGAAACCCCTATCCTGCTTACCAATACATTTGGCGTCGGCACCTGCGCCAATACGCTTATTCGTGAAGCGATCAAAACCAATCCAGATATTGGCCGCACCACTGCTACGGTCAATCCTGTCGTACTGGAATGCAATGACGGACCCTTTAATGATATTCAGGCGTTGGCAATTTCTGAGGAGCATGCACAGCTGGCTTTGAAAAATGTCAGCAGCAGCTTTGCGCAGGGCAATTTCGGGGCTGGCACCGGAATGACGTGCTTTGGCTTTAAAGGTGGTATCGGCAGTTCGTCTCGTCGCTTTAAGCTGGATGGTATTGATTATCATCTTGGAGTTCTGACGCTTACCAATTTTGGACGAGCGGGTGATCTTGTTCTGCCGGATGGCCGCAGGCCGTCGCCCAAAACCATGGCTCAACCGGAAAGAGGGTCGGTCATTGTCATACTCGCAACAGATATTCCGCTTGAGCATCGCCAGCTCAAACGAGTTGTAAGACGCTGTGGCGCCGGGCTGGCGAGGCTCGGGGCTTTCTGGGGCAATGGCAGCGGCGATATCGCGCTTGGGTTTTCAACGGCGGTTACGTTTGATCACGATGCGCAGCAGGATCTTATGACAATGCAGTTTCTGAATGAGAATCGAATCGATATTCTTTTCCGCGCAGCAGCCGAAACCACACAGGAGGCCGTGCTGAATTCGATGTGCGCTGCAGAAACCTTTGTTGGTCGCGGAGGAAACCGTTGCATTTCCTTGTCTGACTGGTTGAGACAAACTGAGTCTCACTGA